A window of the Nitrospiria bacterium genome harbors these coding sequences:
- a CDS encoding MarC family protein, producing MDSFTKSFLLIFVLLNPFILSIYLIDLVKALGFRLFSRQLIRAGIISLIIFLIFAFAGDKIFTDVFQIRFLSFLIFGGITFLIVGTRLLLSMGSPIEPLQPNSENVSAAIAMPFMVGPGTISASVLAGTRLDFPMAALSICLAMVVSVGAILLFKWLHDLVRERNEKWVERYTIIAGRATALFIGSFAIEMILKGIEMWIKQLSGSG from the coding sequence ATGGATTCCTTTACCAAATCTTTTCTCCTTATTTTTGTTCTCCTCAATCCGTTTATTTTATCCATCTACCTGATTGATTTGGTGAAGGCTTTAGGATTTCGGTTATTTTCCCGCCAACTCATTCGGGCCGGAATCATTAGTTTAATTATATTTTTAATATTCGCATTTGCTGGGGACAAAATTTTTACAGATGTTTTTCAGATACGGTTCTTATCCTTTTTGATCTTTGGCGGCATCACATTTTTAATTGTCGGAACCCGTCTTCTTCTTTCCATGGGCAGCCCCATTGAACCCCTCCAACCCAATTCGGAAAATGTATCGGCTGCCATTGCAATGCCTTTTATGGTTGGCCCAGGGACCATTAGTGCCAGTGTTTTAGCAGGGACACGACTTGATTTTCCAATGGCCGCACTCTCCATATGCCTTGCAATGGTCGTTTCCGTTGGGGCCATCCTCTTATTTAAATGGCTCCATGATTTGGTCCGGGAACGAAATGAAAAATGGGTCGAGCGCTATACCATTATCGCCGGACGAGCAACCGCCCTTTTTATTGGTTCTTTTGCCATTGAGATGATATTAAAAGGGATTGAAATGTGGATTAAGCAGCTTTCGGGTTCAGGCTAG